The Actinocorallia herbida DNA window GCCGCGTCTGGACGGCCCCCGACGGGCAGCCCGTGGTCGCGATGATCCCCTCGTGGTAGAGGTCGAACAGCTCGTCGTCCATCCGGGGGTACTTCTTCATCCGGCCCTCGAAGTTGGCCAGCGAGGAGATCCGGAAGAGGTTGCGCAGCCCCTGCGCGGTGTAGGCCCACATCGTCTTGTGCAGGTACGTGCCGGACGCCGACACGTCGCCGCCGAGCCCCGTCTGGTCGTTCGACTTCCGCTGGTGCGGCTCGCCCCAGAACACCGGCTGCTTGTGGAACCGGGACTCGGGGCTCACATAGCCCTCGATGCCGATGATCGGCTTGACCCCGGAGCCCTTGGCCTTCTTGTGGAACTCGTACGCCCCGTGCAGGTTCCCGTGGTCGCTCATCGCGATCGCGGGCATGCCGAGCTCGGCCGCCCGGTCCGTCAGCTTCCCGACCTTCGCCGCACCGTCGAGCATCGAGTACTCGGTATGAACATGCAGGTGAACGAAGGAATCAGCCATGATCAGCAGACCTCTCACAGGGCGGACGGGGGCCGTCTTACCCTAGCGCCGCCGCCGCCCTGCCCGGGCTCGAACGGCCCGGCCCCGACCCCTCAGCGGGTGATCGGGAGCGTGGTCTTGGAGGTGTTGTTGGGCTTGCCCGGGTCGAGGATGCCGGGGGTCTGGAGGCCCAGGGTGACGGTGGGCTTGCTGCCCGCCTTGAGCTGCTTGGTGACGGTGAACCAGACCTTGAAGGTCTTGGCGCCCTTGGCGGGAATGTTCGGATAGACGCACTTGAGGCCGTAGGAGGCCTTGGTGCACGCCTTGGGGAAGCTGCGGAGCTTGAGCTTCTTGGCGGGGAACTTCACGTACACGCGGGTGGTGCCGCTGGCGTCGGGGCCCTTGTTGGTGACCTCGACCTTGAAGGACGCCTTCTTGCCGACGCGGTACTTGCCGTTCTTGGTGACCTTGACGCCCACGTTGGCGACCGGCTTGTCGGCCTTCTTGGCGAACGCGCGGAGCTGGGCGAGGGTGCCGGGGAAGAGGTTCTGGTCACCGGGGAACAGCGGCTTGTCGTTGCCGTTCCAGAACTGCCAGAACGTGTACTTGGTGAACCCGCCCATCATGGCCGGGGCCGGGTTCTTCACCGGGTCCTTGTAGTTGGCGACCCACAGCGGGTTCGTCAGGTCGAACGCGGCGGTGCCGGTCGGCTCGGCGGGCGAACTCGTGCAGTTCTTCCACCAGTTCTGGTTGGAGTAGATCATCGGGTAGCGGCCCGTGCGCTTGAAGTACGTGGTGGAGAAGTCCTTGATCCACGCGATCATCTGCGGGGCCGTCAGGTTGTAGCAGTCGACCCGGACGCCGTCCTGCTTCGGCAGCGTCGAGTACGGGTCGCTCTCCATGTCGAGCGCGCCGGGCAGCGACATGCCGTCGGGCTGCCAGCCGCCGCCGTTGTCGACGAGGAAGTTCGCCTGGGTCGCGCCGGACGACTTGTCGGGGCCGGCGAAGTGGTAGGCGCCCTGGATGATGCCGTACTTGCGGGCCTCCGCGGCGTTCCGCGCGAAGTAGGGGTCGACGTACGGGGTGGCGTTGTCGGTGCTCGACGTGCCGCGGGTCGCCCGGATGATGGCGAACTTGGCCCCGTTGTCGGCGATCTTCTTCCAGTCGACGTTCGGGCCCTGCCAGTAGCTGACGTCCAGGCCGGGAACGGTGTTGGGCGGTGCCACCGGCGCGGCGTACGCGACAGATCCGGTCAGAACGGTCCCGGCGACAAGGGCGGTGGCGACCAGGATGCTTCCGGCGACGCGCGGCACGGTAAAGCTCCCCTGCTGTTGACTTCGGAGTCCCAGCACCCTAGCGCATGATCTTGGTCAGAATCCGTGAGAAACCGCTAATCCTGTGCGAATCGGACGACTGGGACGGAGGTGAACGCGCCGTTGTCGGCCGGTCGCGTCTCCCCGATGTGCGCCGCGCCGACCGTCGCGAAGACCTCGGCGGCCTTGCGGCCCGGCTCCGCCTTGGCCCGGAAGGCGAAGCGCACCATCGCGCCGGGGTCCAGCGCCGCCGCGTCGCACGTCACCCGGTGCGCGCTGGACATGCAGCCCGCGGGAACCCTGGTGAACCGGGCGCCGCGCACGGCGACCGTCACGCTCACCTTGCGCGCGGACCTCTTGCCCTGGTTGAGCGCGCGCGCTGCGAAGGCGAAGGAGCCGTCGGTGCCCTGCGGGGTGCGCAGGCGCACCGCGAGGTCCGTGCCCGGCTTCACCCTGACGCTCGTGCGCGCGCTCGCGCCGTCCGCCTCCGCGACCACGGTCTGGGCGCCCCTGGCCGTCGGCCTGACGATCCCGGAGACGGTCACCTTGCGGATCGCCTTGGGCGCGAGCACCCCGAGCCGGCACCGGATCAGCCGCCTGCGCTCGCGGCAGCCGTCGGGCAGCCCGATGACGTCGATGCCCCTGGGGACCGCGACGTCGAGGCGCACCTTGCGCGTCGCGCTCGCGCCCTGGTTCGCCGCGGTGACGAGGAAGTCGAGCCGCCCGCCCGGCCGCGCGTCACCCCACGTGTCGATCCGGACGGCGAGCGCCGGGGAGCCCGTCGCCACCGCGGGCGCGGCCCCGACCAGCATCCCGCCGGACACCACAAGCGTTCCGCACCACGTCACAGCACGCACTGGCCCTCCTCGGCTCCGCCTCGACGCGCGCGGCAGATTACCCGCGGCGTGCCCCGCCGGCCCGCAGGGACACGCATCGTTGCCGTCCCTTGGGCGTACGGGGCACGGCCGGGGCGGTAAGAAGGGGGGATGGAGGAGATCGACCCGCTGGTCCCCTGGATCGAAGACGGCCCGCTCGACCCGCCCGCCCCTTCCGGGGGACCCCTGGACGGCGTGCGCGTCGCGGTCAAGGACAACATCGACGTCGCGGGCTGGCCCACGGGCGCGGGCAATCCGGTCTGGCTCGCCGAGCACGCGACGCCCACCGAGGACGCCGAGGTCGTCACCCGGCTCCGCCGGGCAGGGGCGTCCCTCGTGGGCAAGGCCCATATGGACGAGCTGGCTTACAGCCTCGCCGGAACGAACATCCACTACGGCTCGCCCCGCAATCCATTGGCTCCCGGCCGGTACACGGGCGGCTCCTCCAGCGGGTGTGCTTCGGCCGTCGCGTCCGGGGCCGCCGACGTCGGGCTGGGGACGGACACGGCGGGGTCCATCCGGGTCCCTGCGGCCTTCACCGGCCTGTACGCGCTGCGGCCTTCGCACGCGCGCGTGCCCGCCACCGGTGTGCTGCCTCTGGCGCCCACCTTCGACGTCCCCGCTGTGCTCGCAAGGGACGCGGTCGTCTTGGCGCGCGTCGCGTCGGCCCTCCTCGACCCGCCCGCCCAGCAGACGTGCGCGCTGGAGTGGCTGCTCCTGCCCGACGACCTGTGGGCGGAGGTGCCCGCACCCGTCCGGGCCGCGTACGAACCCGTCCTCGGCAGGCTGCGCGAACTGCTCAAGGCCGACCGCACCCCGCTGTTCAAGCGCCCGTCGCACTGGCACGACGCGGTGGCGGCCTTCACCACGGTCCAGGGCCACGAGGCGTGGCGGCTGCTCGGCCCCTGGGTCGAGTCCACCACCCCGGCCTTCGGCCCGTCCGTCGCCGCCCGCTTCACGTACGCGTCACGGCTCACCGACCACGACCTGGCCCCGGCCCGCGAGAAGGCCGACCACGCCGCCGCCACCCTCCGCACCCGCCTCCGCGGCAGCGTCCTGGCCGTCCCCACCGCCCCCTTCACGCCGCCCTTCCTCGGCGAGGAGTTCCCGCGCGCCAAGCTCCTCCCCTACACCTGCCTGGCCTCCCTGGCCGCCGCCCCCGCCGTCACCCTTCCCCTCGCCACCTTCGACGACCTCCCCCTGGGCCTCACCCTCATCTCCCAGCCTTCAACCGACGAAGACCTCCTCGCCCTCACCCGCACCCTCGCGTCCCGCTGACCTTTTTCGCTACGACCGTTGCGTAATTCGGCGGCCAGAGCCATCTTCGAACGGCCTCCTCTTCGACGGCGAGCACCGCTTCGTCATCGAGGACCTGGGCGGCGGCCGGGTCCGGCTCCGCCAGAGCGAGGAGTTCCGCGGCGCGGCCGTCCCCTTCTTCCGGCCCACCCTCCGCGCGAACACCCCGCCCCAGTTCACCGCCATGAACCAGGCCCTCGCCGCCCGCGTCGCCGCCCTGCGCTGACGACAGGAGGGCACGCGACGGAGTCCGCGTTATCCGCCTTCGACGCAAATGGCGATATCGGCCCGTCCGTCCCGCGACCCCCGCAACCGCGGCGCCTTCCCGGCCGTCACATCTGCGACGTGGCGGTTCTCACGGACGGGCTTGGCGCACATGTGGCGACTGGTGAGCTGGACGCTCCGGACGTTCTTCGGCGCGGCCTCGGCCGTCGCCACCTCGGTCGCGGCCAACCAGATCCTCACCGACAAGGGCTTCGCCTGGAACTGGGCCTATCCCGCCATGGCCGCGGCCTTCCTCACCCTGCTCCTCGGCGAGGCCGCCGCGGTCGCCACCGGCAGCAGCGTCCACCCCGCCGGGACGGTCCGCGGACGCTACCTGCGCCAGCTCCGCGCCTCGGTCCGCGACATGGAGACCTCCGGGCTCGCCACGCCCGGCGACTACGTGCTGCGCATGCGGCAGGTGTACGTCGACGTGGCTCTACGGCACGGCCAGCGCCCGGCCACCCCGCCCGAGGAGCGCACCGGGCTGCGGCTCGCCGCACCGGGCCGCAGGCCGCTGTCGGACTTCCTCGCGGCGGCCGGCGCGGTCTACGCGGTGCTCGGCGCCCCCGGCTCCGGCAAGACGACCCTGGTACGGCACACCGCCCGGGTGATGTCCGGAAGATCGCGCCTGCTGCCGTTCTTCCGTATCCCGGTGCTGCTGTACCTGCGCGGCCACGCCGCGGCGATCCTCGCCGAGGACGCGCCGGGCCTTCCCGACATCGCGGCCGGGGCGCCCTGGCTGCGCGGCGCGGTGCCCGCCTCCTGGCTGGAACGGAGGCTCGCCCGCGGCCGGTGCGTCGTCCTGCTCGACGGCCTCGACGAGGTCGCCGACGCGGGCGACCGGAGCCGGGTCGTCGCCTGGGTCGACGACCAGATCCGCCGCTACCCCGGCAACACGTTCGTCGTCACCTCGCGGCCGCACGGCTACGTCGGCGACCCGCTGCCGAACGCCGAGGTGCTCCAGGTCCAGCGGTTCACCGGCGACCAGGTCTCCCGGTTCCTGCACTCCTGGTACCGCGCGACCGAGCGGCGGGCGCGCGGCAGCGGCGGCCGGGCGGTGCGCGAGGCCGCCGACGGCAAGGCCGACAACCTGATCGCCCAGCTGCAGCGGAAGATCGCGCTCTACGACCTCACCGCCAACCCCCTGCTCCTCACCATGATCGCCCACGTGCACCAGTACCGGGGCTCGCTACCCGGGACCCGGGCCGCGCTCTACGCGGAGATGTGCGACGTCCTGCTGCACCGCAGGCAGGAGAGCAAGCACCTGGATGACCCGATCGGCCTCTCCGGCGCGCAGAAGGAGACCGTCGCGGCGCACCTCGCCTTCCACATGATGCGGGAAGGGCGGCGCGACATCCCGACCGGGATCGCCGCCGAGGTCGTCACCGGGCCCCTCGCCCAGGTGAGCGACCGGCGCGGGATCTCGGCGCGGTTCCTCACCGAGCTCACCCGCAACGGCCTACTGGTGCAGCACGAAGAGGGCTCCTACGCCTTCGCCCACCTGACCCTCCAGGAGTACCTCGCCGCCGCTCACCTCCGCGAGCACGGCCACCTGCTCCCGATGCTGACGGACGGCGTGGACGACCCGTGGCTCCGCGAGACGGCCCTCCTGTGGGCCAGCAGGAGCGACGCGACCCCCGTCGTGGAGGCCTGTCTCGAATCGGGCTCCGTCCGCGCGCTCACCCTGGCCTTCGACTGTCTCGACGAGGCCCGCCAGGTCGACCCCGTGGTGCGCGCCCGCCTTCTCGCGCTACTGAACCAAGAGGGCGACCTGACCCCCGAGCACCGCCGCCTCATCGACGCCGTCTACGCCTCCCGCGCCCTCCAGGACGTCGTCCTCCTCGAAGGCGACGTCAAGCTCCACCCCCGCCCCGTCACCGAGGACCTGTGGCAGCGCTTCCGCAACGCCCGGTCTCCGCATCCCGTACACCGGCCCGCCCAGGACCCCGGCGCGGGCCACGCCCACCCGACCGCCCACGAGACCGCCGCCTTCCTCGACTGGCTGAACTCCCTGTTCGACGACGGCACCACCTACCGCCCGCCCTCCCCGCAGACCCTCACCGGCCCCGGCTTCGCCGCCCTCTCCTCCCCGCCCCGCCACACCCGCTGGGCCTCCACCTCCGGCGGCGGCCTCGTCCTCCTCCGCCCCGACAAGACCCCGTGGCCTTACACACCGAGCAGAACACGCCTCGCCGAATTCCCGGGGCTGCTCTCCAGGGAGCTCAGCCCGTTCCGCGACTTCCAGCACCTCCTCGGCCCTGGATCCAAGGTTCCGGCGCTTCGGCGGCTCCTCGAATACGGCGAGGTCCACGCGAGGCACGGCCGGGGATCGGCCGCCTGGATGATCGTCACGGCGCTGGAGGCCGCCGCCACCCTCGCGGCCGCCGTCGAGTCCGGGGTCTATCAGTCCGGCGGGCTGCCGATCCTGTGGGAACGGGTGAACGTCCTGTGCCGGTCCATCTCCTTCCCCGTCGACTCGTACGACTTCCCCGACGACTCGTTCGCATCGAGCACGCAGAGGTTCCACCAGCTCATGCAGGCCGCCGTGGAAACCCGCCACAGGCTGGGGTCCCCCTACTACATGAGCGACGAGCACTGGACCATCACGTGGATCCCCAAGGGCGGCCGACCGAACTCCGCGCAGGCGGTCGACGTGCTCCTGAAAGCGTGCGAGGACCTGAACCACCGTCTCCCGGGCGCGGGCCTCATCCCACCGGATCACGCGCAACTGGACATCACCGCATGGCCCGTCATCGAACCCTCCTTCCCGGACCCGTCGCCCTTCTTCCCCGTGGCAGAGGCCCTCAACAGAACCCGCAAGCTCGTGCGGTCGTACCCGGGCCTCGGTCACGACCTGCTGATCGACCTACACGCATGCGCCTACACCCTCCTGTACCCTCTGGGCGGGCAAGGGGCGAGCGAGTCGCTTCGGCGCGACTGGTCCGAGATCCGCCCGGCGGGGCCGCCGACCGCCGACCCCTGGTCCCTGCTGCGGGGACTGATCGAGACCGAGGAACCGTACGGCGTGAGCGACGCCCAACGCGAGATCCCCTTCCTCGTCTCGGCGGAGAAGCTGGCCTGCCTGGAGCCGTCCGGCATCGACCGCGTCGACACGCACCGCCGGGTGCTCGCGGCGGCCCTCCTGACTGCCGCCCACACGCACGGCGTAAGGCACGACGAGCACGGCCTCAAGAAGGCACTCGCCTCCGTCATCCACTCCCTCCTCGCGCTGACGCCCGAGGCCACACCCGCGAACGAACTGCTCTATCTCATGCACGGGTGAGCGGGGATGCTTCCAGCCTTCCGCAGGTCAGCGGATGCGGAGGCTCCGGGCGAGGTGCACGAAGACGGGCCGGGCCAGGACGAGCGGGTCGCCCTGCGGGTTCTTGGAATCGCGGACGCCCACCGCCCCTGCGAGGTCGGCGAGCTCGACGCAGTTATCTCCGGAGCCGCTGCTGTGGTTGCTCTTGCGCCAACGCAGGTTCGGGCTCTCACTGTTCTTCACTCCGCCTCCGCGAATGCTCGGATCATGCGCTCAGATTCACGCACGGACAGGGCCGAGCTTCTGAGCAGGTTGAAGGTTACTCCGAGCCGTTTCACCGCCTCGGCATCTTCCACTATTCGGCCGAGACCTTTGGCGGCTTCCACGTAGGCCAGGTCCTCGGCCTCGGCGAACGAAAGCACCATGAACCCCGCTCCGATGAAGGAGAGCTCCTCAGCGGGAATGATCTGGATGGAGATCTTGGGGTGCTCCAGCCGCCTCAACAGCTGCTGGCACTGCTTCTGGCGGAGGTGCCCCGGAAGGTCGCGGAGGGCTGCCTCACGCATAAGGAGAAAGAACCACGGGGCATCAGGCTTGTCGAAGAGGCGCTGACGCTCCATGCGGATCCTGACGAATTCCTCCACCTTCTCGGGGCCTTCACCGTGCAGGTGGAGGAGGCGCGCCAAATCCTCGGTCTGCATCAGGCCGGTCATGAGCATGGGCTCGAAGGCGAGGATTCCCGTCGCCGTCTTCTCGATCTCGATGAGCGGGCGGAAGCCGCTGGGGACCAGACCACGCTTGCGTTCATCGTCCAGTTCGTCCCAGGTCCGGCGGAAGGTGCCGCCAGTGGTGAAGAAAGCATCGAGGTCGTCGGCCAGGCCGACGGAGGGGGCTTTCGCGTAGGTCTCGACCTTGGCGAGCCACTGCGGTGAGCAGCCGAGTGCTTCGGCGAGCCTGTTCCGGGAGAGCCCGGCGGCCTCCCTGCGAACCCGCATCTCCTTGACGAACAAGCGATGGAGCGACGGAACCTCAAGATTTTTCTCGGTCGTCACACGCCTTCCCTCCGGTTCGTGCGCGGGGTTCCGGGGTGCCCGGTGGGTGCCGCGCGGGTGTCGGCTGGGTGTCACCGGGGTGTCACCCGAAAAATCACCATCTCCCGATAAGCCCGACTTTCTAATCGGACTTCTCTTGCAAAATGGTCGTCCTCCGTGACCGTCTCGATGTTCACCCTTTCGTCGGCGGCCCGGGATATCCGCCCGTTTTGTCGCCGAGAGGTAGTCCACCGGGTAGTCCTGAGGTAGCTCTCCGCGAAAAATTGGGGGTCCGCTGGTTCGTAGCCGACGGTAACCCCGCCGTGTCAGCCTCGTCACCGAATTCGGCCGCAAACCGCAAAGGACCAGGCATGACACCCGATCTCACGGCTCTCCGCGCAAGCCACCCCGAGTGGCTGATCCGGCCCACCGCCGCGGGCAGGCTCTTCATGGCGACCCGCAGGAACCACTCCCACCTCACCGCCGAGGAACTCGGCGCGGGGCTCGCCATGACGCTCGTCGAGGACACCTTCGAGGCCCTCACCGAAGCCCTCACGGCCCAGGCCCGGATCGAGACCCCGAAATGCTGACCGCCCTCTTCGACTCCCTCACCGCCACTCCCTGGGCGCTCGCCGGTACCGCCGCGCTCACCACGACCGCTCTGGGCGTCCTCACCGCTCTCGGCACCATCGTCTACGAGGACCTCCAGCCCAAAGGCCGCCACCACCGGACCTGACCCCGAGGTCGGCCGCGGACGAGTGGCCCGCCCGGTGCACGGGTGAGCGGGGTCAGTGGTCGAGGAACGGGTCCGTGATCTCACGGAGGCGGGTGAGGGTGGCGCGGAGGGCGGCCAGGCGGCGGGGGCCCAGGTGGGCGAGCCATTCGGCTTCGACGGCGGCGGTGGCGGCGTCGGCGACGGGGCGGGCCGATTCGGCCAGCGGGGTGAGCCGGATCAGGCGGGCCCTTCCGTCGGTGGGGTCGGGGACCCGCTCGACATAGCCGGCGCGTTCGAGCTGGTCGACGAGATAGGCCGCGGTCTGCTTCGTCACCTGGGCGGACTCGGCGAGGTCGACGGCGCGGGAACCGCCCGGGTCGATCCGGGCGAGCAGCCGGGCCTGCGCGGGGGTCAGGGTGTGGCCCGCTTCGGCCAGCGCGGCGAAGACCCGGCGTTCCATCTCGCGGTACGGGATGAACAGCAGCACTCCCAGACCGAGTTCGTCGGACACCGGCGCACCTCCTTGACGATGGTCAGCCTCTCTGCCTAATTTGGCGAAGGAGTCGGACAGAGAGACTGACTAGTTACGGGTCACCCTAGCGGCCCGTGCCGGACGGGAGCGGACATGGGCCAGCAAACCGGAACAAGCCAGAGCAACGGGATGAGCGAGGCGGCGATCTGGCGGACCATCGACGCCGAACGCGCCTCCCTCGCCGCGCTCCTCGACACCCTCACCCCCGCGCAGTGGGCGACCCCGTCCCTGTGCGCGGGCTGGACCGTCCGCGAGGTCGCCGCGCACGTGGGCGCGGGGCCGACCATCCGGCTCGGCCCTGCCGTGCTCGGCCTCCTCCGCGCCCGCGGCGACTTCGACCGCTTCGTCGACACGACGGCCCGCCGCGACGCGCGCCGGCCCGTCGGAGAGCTCACCGCGATCGTGCGCGCCTCCGCCGGCTCCCGGCGTCTCGCCCCAGGCCAGAAGCTGTCTTACGCCCTCCTGGACGTCCTCGTCCACGGGCAGGACATAGCCCGCCCCCTCGGGGTCACCCGCGACATGCCCCTTGAGGCCGCCCGCCACTGCGCCGACCTCGTCTACGCCATGGGCGCACCCTTCCACGCGCGAAAGCGCCTCGCAGGAGTCCGCCTCGTGGCCACCGACCTGCCCTGGACGGCCGGCGAGGGCGCCGAGGCCGCTGGGCCCATCGCCTCGCTCCTGCTGCTCGTCTCCGGCCGCCGCGCGGCGCTGGCCGACCTCACCGGGCCCGGGGTCGCGGCCCTCACCTGAGCCCGCGCCCGTCCGCGCGGGGGCCGGGCGGGCGCGATCGTTTGCCACCCGTTGGCCGCGCGCCGCGTTTTCCCCGGACACCGATCGGCGACGACTCCGGAGAGCGCGGGAGGAGAACGGGTGAGCGGAACGCGGGGCGTGCTGGAAGGCAGGGCCGGGCTCATCACGGGCGCCGCGCGCGGCATCGGACGGGCGATGGCGCTCGCCTTCGCGGCCGAAGGCGGCCGGGTCATCGTCGGCGACATCGACGACGTCGAGGGACGCCGGACCGTCTCGCTCATCCAGGAGGCGGGCGGCACCGCGGTGTTCGTCGCCGCGAACGCCGCGGTGAACGAGGACCTGAAACTGCTGGTCGCCTCGGTCATCGACCACTACGGGCGGCTCGACTGGGCGGTGAACAACGCAGGACTCGGCTCCCCCGCCGCGCCCGGCGCCGACTCGGGCCCCTCGGACTGGGCCCGGGTGATGGGCGTCGGCCTCGAAGGGGTCCGGTCCGCGCTCACCCACGAGGTCGAGCAGATGCGCAAGCAGGGCGGCGGCGGCTCGATCGTCAACACCGCGGCCTCACCCCGGCTCAACGTGCTCGGCGGGCTGTCGCCGTGGGTCGCCGCCAAATCCGGCGTCCTCGGCCTCACCATGGGCGCCGCGCTCGCCTACGCCCGCGACGGCATCCGCGTCAACGCGCTCAGCCCCGGCCGCACCCTCACCCCCGCCGTCGAACGCCAGATGGCCGCCGACCCGGAAGGCGCCCGAGAGCTCATCGAGACCATCCCCATGGGCCGCCTCGCCACGCCGGAGGAGCAAGCCCAGGCCGCTCTCTGGCTCTGCTCCCCGCTGTCCTCCTACGTCACCGGTCTGGCCCTCAACGTAGACGGCGGCGCCTCCATCGCCTGACCCCGACGAAAGAGCACCCATGCCGGATCCCCATCTCCTGCGCGTCACCGCGTACGCGGCGGCGGCCGCCATGGGTGGATTCCTCTTCGGCTACGACAGCGCCGTCATCAACGGCGCCATCGACGGCATCGAGGCCGAGTTCCCGACGAACCCGGCGGTCACGGGTTTCGTCGTGGCCGCCGACCTGCCCGGCGCGGCGATCGGCGCGGCCGTCGGCGGCCGGATCGCCGACCGGCTCGGCAGGCTCGGCGCCCAGCGCGTCGCGGCGGTCCTGTTCGCGGTCACCGCCGTGGGCTCGGCGCTGCCGTTCACCGTCTGGGAC harbors:
- a CDS encoding GH25 family lysozyme codes for the protein MPRVAGSILVATALVAGTVLTGSVAYAAPVAPPNTVPGLDVSYWQGPNVDWKKIADNGAKFAIIRATRGTSSTDNATPYVDPYFARNAAEARKYGIIQGAYHFAGPDKSSGATQANFLVDNGGGWQPDGMSLPGALDMESDPYSTLPKQDGVRVDCYNLTAPQMIAWIKDFSTTYFKRTGRYPMIYSNQNWWKNCTSSPAEPTGTAAFDLTNPLWVANYKDPVKNPAPAMMGGFTKYTFWQFWNGNDKPLFPGDQNLFPGTLAQLRAFAKKADKPVANVGVKVTKNGKYRVGKKASFKVEVTNKGPDASGTTRVYVKFPAKKLKLRSFPKACTKASYGLKCVYPNIPAKGAKTFKVWFTVTKQLKAGSKPTVTLGLQTPGILDPGKPNNTSKTTLPITR
- a CDS encoding amidase family protein, with the protein product MEEIDPLVPWIEDGPLDPPAPSGGPLDGVRVAVKDNIDVAGWPTGAGNPVWLAEHATPTEDAEVVTRLRRAGASLVGKAHMDELAYSLAGTNIHYGSPRNPLAPGRYTGGSSSGCASAVASGAADVGLGTDTAGSIRVPAAFTGLYALRPSHARVPATGVLPLAPTFDVPAVLARDAVVLARVASALLDPPAQQTCALEWLLLPDDLWAEVPAPVRAAYEPVLGRLRELLKADRTPLFKRPSHWHDAVAAFTTVQGHEAWRLLGPWVESTTPAFGPSVAARFTYASRLTDHDLAPAREKADHAAATLRTRLRGSVLAVPTAPFTPPFLGEEFPRAKLLPYTCLASLAAAPAVTLPLATFDDLPLGLTLISQPSTDEDLLALTRTLASR
- a CDS encoding NACHT domain-containing protein; this translates as MSWTLRTFFGAASAVATSVAANQILTDKGFAWNWAYPAMAAAFLTLLLGEAAAVATGSSVHPAGTVRGRYLRQLRASVRDMETSGLATPGDYVLRMRQVYVDVALRHGQRPATPPEERTGLRLAAPGRRPLSDFLAAAGAVYAVLGAPGSGKTTLVRHTARVMSGRSRLLPFFRIPVLLYLRGHAAAILAEDAPGLPDIAAGAPWLRGAVPASWLERRLARGRCVVLLDGLDEVADAGDRSRVVAWVDDQIRRYPGNTFVVTSRPHGYVGDPLPNAEVLQVQRFTGDQVSRFLHSWYRATERRARGSGGRAVREAADGKADNLIAQLQRKIALYDLTANPLLLTMIAHVHQYRGSLPGTRAALYAEMCDVLLHRRQESKHLDDPIGLSGAQKETVAAHLAFHMMREGRRDIPTGIAAEVVTGPLAQVSDRRGISARFLTELTRNGLLVQHEEGSYAFAHLTLQEYLAAAHLREHGHLLPMLTDGVDDPWLRETALLWASRSDATPVVEACLESGSVRALTLAFDCLDEARQVDPVVRARLLALLNQEGDLTPEHRRLIDAVYASRALQDVVLLEGDVKLHPRPVTEDLWQRFRNARSPHPVHRPAQDPGAGHAHPTAHETAAFLDWLNSLFDDGTTYRPPSPQTLTGPGFAALSSPPRHTRWASTSGGGLVLLRPDKTPWPYTPSRTRLAEFPGLLSRELSPFRDFQHLLGPGSKVPALRRLLEYGEVHARHGRGSAAWMIVTALEAAATLAAAVESGVYQSGGLPILWERVNVLCRSISFPVDSYDFPDDSFASSTQRFHQLMQAAVETRHRLGSPYYMSDEHWTITWIPKGGRPNSAQAVDVLLKACEDLNHRLPGAGLIPPDHAQLDITAWPVIEPSFPDPSPFFPVAEALNRTRKLVRSYPGLGHDLLIDLHACAYTLLYPLGGQGASESLRRDWSEIRPAGPPTADPWSLLRGLIETEEPYGVSDAQREIPFLVSAEKLACLEPSGIDRVDTHRRVLAAALLTAAHTHGVRHDEHGLKKALASVIHSLLALTPEATPANELLYLMHG
- a CDS encoding DUF397 domain-containing protein translates to MKNSESPNLRWRKSNHSSGSGDNCVELADLAGAVGVRDSKNPQGDPLVLARPVFVHLARSLRIR
- a CDS encoding helix-turn-helix domain-containing protein, producing MTTEKNLEVPSLHRLFVKEMRVRREAAGLSRNRLAEALGCSPQWLAKVETYAKAPSVGLADDLDAFFTTGGTFRRTWDELDDERKRGLVPSGFRPLIEIEKTATGILAFEPMLMTGLMQTEDLARLLHLHGEGPEKVEEFVRIRMERQRLFDKPDAPWFFLLMREAALRDLPGHLRQKQCQQLLRRLEHPKISIQIIPAEELSFIGAGFMVLSFAEAEDLAYVEAAKGLGRIVEDAEAVKRLGVTFNLLRSSALSVRESERMIRAFAEAE
- a CDS encoding MarR family winged helix-turn-helix transcriptional regulator, whose amino-acid sequence is MSDELGLGVLLFIPYREMERRVFAALAEAGHTLTPAQARLLARIDPGGSRAVDLAESAQVTKQTAAYLVDQLERAGYVERVPDPTDGRARLIRLTPLAESARPVADAATAAVEAEWLAHLGPRRLAALRATLTRLREITDPFLDH
- a CDS encoding maleylpyruvate isomerase family mycothiol-dependent enzyme, translating into MGQQTGTSQSNGMSEAAIWRTIDAERASLAALLDTLTPAQWATPSLCAGWTVREVAAHVGAGPTIRLGPAVLGLLRARGDFDRFVDTTARRDARRPVGELTAIVRASAGSRRLAPGQKLSYALLDVLVHGQDIARPLGVTRDMPLEAARHCADLVYAMGAPFHARKRLAGVRLVATDLPWTAGEGAEAAGPIASLLLLVSGRRAALADLTGPGVAALT
- a CDS encoding SDR family oxidoreductase, yielding MSGTRGVLEGRAGLITGAARGIGRAMALAFAAEGGRVIVGDIDDVEGRRTVSLIQEAGGTAVFVAANAAVNEDLKLLVASVIDHYGRLDWAVNNAGLGSPAAPGADSGPSDWARVMGVGLEGVRSALTHEVEQMRKQGGGGSIVNTAASPRLNVLGGLSPWVAAKSGVLGLTMGAALAYARDGIRVNALSPGRTLTPAVERQMAADPEGARELIETIPMGRLATPEEQAQAALWLCSPLSSYVTGLALNVDGGASIA